One window of the Buchnera aphidicola (Meitanaphis flavogallis) genome contains the following:
- the gyrA gene encoding DNA topoisomerase (ATP-hydrolyzing) subunit A, which translates to MKKIAKEIIKINIEDELKNSYLDYAMSVIIGRALPDVRDGLKPVHRRILFAMNTLSNNWNKLYKKSARIVGDVIGKYHPHGDTAVYDAIVRMAQSFSLRYTLIDGQGNFGSIDGDSAAAMRYTEIRMSKIAYELLSDLDKETVKFFPNYDGTEKIPEVLPTKIPNLLINGSSGIAVGMATNIPPHNITEIINGCLAFIDNNQITLQELMKHIPGPDFPTAGIINGCTGITEAYQTGRGKIHIRAKSKIEIQEKTKKESLIIFELPYQVNKSRVIEKIAELVKDKRIEGISGLRDESDKEGMRIVIDTKKEAKPEIILNQLYILTQLQVSFGINMVALSNGQPKIMSLKDILNEFITHRKKIITRRSLFELKNIKNKIHVIEGLIISLENIDIIIALIKNAKSLAEAKKLLLEKNWYSKSFKKTNELNNTLKKYSMQTQYNKDKTLFFTPIQVNAVLELRLQKLTNLESSKLIAEHKKFKESCIMLENILQDTQTLTNVMKEELINVKQSFGDKRKTQIITNYEDINISDMINREDVVVTLSHSGYVKYQPLSTYEAQKRGGKGKSAAKTKEEDFIENLLVANTHDTILCFSSRGIIYWMKVYQLPEASRNARGRPIVNLLPLSTKERITAILPISKYKDSINIFMATAQGMVKKTNLCEFKRPRTAGIIAIKLKEDDELIGVSLTNGKDKIMLFTAAGKAVHFSEKLVRTMGRNATGMKGIAIKKQDKVVSLVVPRGIGNILIVTEHGYGKRTEICEFPMKSRATRGTIAIKITKKNGIMIGAMQVIEKDQIMIITNAGTLVRTRISEIGILGRNTQGVILIRTSEKEKVVAVQKANESFL; encoded by the coding sequence ATGAAAAAAATTGCAAAAGAAATTATAAAAATCAACATTGAAGATGAACTTAAAAATTCTTATTTAGATTATGCTATGTCAGTTATTATCGGACGTGCTTTACCAGACGTAAGGGACGGATTAAAACCTGTTCATAGAAGAATATTATTCGCCATGAATACATTAAGTAATAATTGGAATAAACTATACAAAAAGTCAGCTAGAATAGTAGGTGATGTTATTGGAAAATACCATCCACATGGAGATACTGCTGTATATGATGCTATAGTTCGAATGGCTCAATCTTTTTCATTGCGATATACACTTATTGATGGACAAGGGAATTTTGGATCAATAGACGGGGATTCTGCAGCAGCAATGAGATACACTGAAATTAGGATGTCTAAAATTGCATATGAATTGTTAAGTGATTTAGATAAAGAAACAGTAAAATTTTTTCCTAATTATGATGGAACAGAAAAAATTCCTGAAGTACTTCCTACAAAAATACCTAATTTACTTATTAATGGTTCATCTGGTATTGCGGTTGGTATGGCTACTAATATTCCTCCTCATAACATCACAGAAATAATAAATGGTTGTCTTGCTTTTATAGATAATAATCAAATTACTTTACAAGAACTCATGAAACATATTCCAGGACCTGATTTTCCTACCGCAGGTATAATTAATGGATGTACAGGTATTACAGAAGCATATCAAACAGGAAGAGGTAAAATTCATATCAGAGCCAAAAGTAAAATAGAAATTCAAGAAAAAACGAAAAAAGAATCCCTAATTATTTTTGAATTACCATATCAAGTAAATAAATCACGCGTAATTGAAAAAATTGCTGAATTAGTAAAAGACAAAAGAATTGAAGGTATTAGCGGTTTACGTGATGAATCAGATAAAGAAGGAATGAGAATAGTTATTGATACAAAGAAAGAAGCAAAACCAGAAATTATTCTTAATCAATTATACATTTTAACTCAATTACAAGTTTCTTTTGGTATTAACATGGTTGCATTGTCTAACGGACAACCAAAAATAATGTCGTTAAAAGATATTTTAAACGAGTTTATAACTCATCGAAAAAAAATAATAACTAGACGTAGTTTATTTGAATTAAAAAATATTAAAAATAAAATACACGTTATTGAAGGATTAATTATCTCTTTAGAAAATATTGACATAATTATTGCATTAATTAAAAACGCAAAATCGTTGGCAGAAGCAAAAAAGCTGTTACTTGAAAAAAATTGGTACTCAAAAAGTTTTAAAAAAACCAATGAACTAAATAATACTTTAAAAAAATACTCAATGCAAACTCAATACAATAAAGATAAAACTTTATTTTTTACTCCCATTCAAGTAAATGCAGTACTAGAACTACGTCTTCAAAAACTCACTAATTTAGAATCTTCTAAACTTATCGCAGAACATAAAAAATTTAAGGAATCCTGTATAATGTTAGAAAATATCTTACAAGATACCCAAACGCTTACTAACGTTATGAAAGAAGAACTAATAAATGTTAAACAGAGTTTTGGAGATAAAAGAAAAACTCAAATCATTACAAATTATGAAGACATCAATATTTCCGATATGATAAATCGAGAAGATGTAGTAGTTACTCTATCACATTCAGGATATGTAAAATATCAACCATTATCTACTTATGAAGCGCAAAAAAGAGGAGGAAAAGGAAAATCAGCAGCAAAAACAAAAGAAGAAGATTTTATAGAAAATTTACTTGTAGCTAATACACATGACACAATATTATGTTTTTCTAGCCGAGGAATAATATATTGGATGAAAGTTTATCAATTACCCGAAGCTAGTAGAAATGCTCGCGGACGTCCAATAGTTAATCTTTTACCTCTTAGTACCAAAGAAAGAATAACAGCCATATTACCTATTTCAAAATATAAAGATAGCATAAATATTTTTATGGCTACTGCTCAAGGAATGGTTAAAAAAACTAATTTATGTGAGTTCAAACGACCAAGAACTGCTGGAATAATTGCTATTAAATTAAAAGAAGATGACGAATTAATTGGTGTATCTCTTACCAACGGAAAAGACAAAATAATGTTATTTACTGCAGCAGGAAAAGCTGTCCATTTTTCTGAAAAGTTAGTTAGAACAATGGGAAGAAATGCTACTGGAATGAAAGGAATAGCAATAAAAAAACAAGACAAAGTAGTGTCTTTAGTAGTACCGAGAGGAATTGGAAACATATTGATTGTCACCGAACATGGATACGGAAAGCGAACTGAAATTTGTGAATTTCCAATGAAATCTAGAGCTACTAGAGGAACTATTGCAATAAAAATAACTAAAAAAAATGGAATAATGATTGGAGCTATGCAAGTAATAGAAAAAGATCAAATCATGATCATAACTAATGCTGGAACATTAGTCAGAACTAGAATATCAGAAATTGGAATCCTTGGAAGAAATACACAAGGTGTTATTTTAATTAGAACATCAGAAAAAGAAAAAGTAGTAGCTGTACAAAAAGCAAATGAATCATTTTTATAA
- a CDS encoding DUF2076 domain-containing protein yields MNTDEKKLIEDLFFRLHQTEIQSPNRDNIAEELIKNLLEKYPNSPYYMAQTILVQETAIKKLNDKVSELESHVLKDKKDKKNVSIGFLSNLFGTKKNQSVSETYSNSSINPLHNRAFDSNTSPFSSQTRSGTLSQIGAANNTGGFFSGALQTATGVAGGVVMANMLTNLFQNKKSEEEVINSAHNVDSSHVESNSIDNDPAHNQYINYDRTNSDNHVEECHPLNCDVHDDNDYDNFEDDNFI; encoded by the coding sequence ATGAATACTGATGAAAAAAAATTAATAGAAGATTTGTTTTTTCGATTACATCAAACTGAGATTCAATCTCCTAATCGAGATAATATTGCTGAAGAGCTAATTAAAAATTTATTAGAAAAGTATCCAAATTCTCCTTACTATATGGCGCAAACCATATTAGTTCAAGAAACAGCAATAAAGAAATTGAATGATAAAGTTTCTGAACTAGAAAGTCATGTTCTTAAAGATAAGAAAGATAAAAAAAATGTATCTATTGGTTTTTTATCAAATTTGTTTGGGACAAAAAAAAATCAAAGTGTTTCAGAAACATATTCTAATAGTTCTATTAATCCATTACATAATAGAGCTTTTGATTCTAATACTAGTCCTTTTTCTTCACAAACTCGTTCTGGCACTTTGTCTCAAATAGGAGCTGCTAATAATACAGGAGGATTTTTTAGTGGAGCACTTCAAACTGCTACAGGAGTAGCTGGTGGTGTAGTGATGGCGAATATGTTAACGAATCTTTTTCAGAATAAAAAATCTGAAGAAGAGGTAATAAATTCAGCTCATAACGTTGATTCTTCTCATGTAGAATCTAACTCTATAGATAATGATCCTGCGCATAATCAGTATATTAACTATGATAGAACGAATTCAGACAATCATGTTGAAGAATGTCATCCGTTGAATTGTGATGTTCATGATGATAATGATTATGACAATTTTGAAGATGATAATTTTATTTAA
- a CDS encoding peroxiredoxin C — translation MLVTHQAPDFTAPAILHNNDIVDCFNFKNHINEKTTVLFFWPMDFTFVCPSEIIAFDKSLSEFTQRDTEVIGVSIDSIYVHKAWRQTSRNQGGIGQIKYIIISDIKREIQKLYNVEHPKLGVALRASFLIDKKGIVRHQVINDLPFGRNISDMIRMIDALNFNETYGEVCPANWIPGNHGMKPTSDGVKQYLKNTYGEK, via the coding sequence ATGTTAGTAACACATCAAGCACCCGATTTTACTGCACCTGCTATTTTACATAACAATGACATTGTAGATTGCTTTAATTTTAAAAACCACATTAATGAAAAAACTACAGTACTATTTTTTTGGCCAATGGATTTTACATTTGTATGCCCTTCAGAAATTATAGCATTCGACAAGTCTCTTTCTGAATTTACACAAAGAGATACGGAAGTTATAGGAGTATCTATTGATTCAATATATGTACATAAAGCTTGGCGTCAAACTAGTCGCAACCAAGGTGGTATCGGACAAATAAAATATATAATAATATCTGACATAAAAAGAGAAATACAAAAATTATACAATGTTGAACATCCAAAATTAGGTGTAGCACTAAGAGCATCTTTTCTCATTGATAAAAAAGGAATAGTTCGTCATCAAGTAATAAATGATTTACCATTTGGAAGAAACATTTCAGATATGATAAGAATGATAGATGCACTAAATTTTAACGAAACGTATGGAGAAGTTTGTCCAGCCAATTGGATACCAGGAAATCACGGAATGAAACCTACTTCAGATGGAGTAAAACAATATTTAAAAAATACATATGGTGAAAAATAA
- the grpE gene encoding nucleotide exchange factor GrpE: protein MNNKNKDLDFTKNNNIDIKKKEANDNRNNTIEDENKLNEKILNIKKNIINIKLREQAEIENIKKNTYNKIKKIKKMQFQYFCINFIPILDNLKNIKNTAYKLNIKHNKIIEGITLTLKLLLDTIQKFNLTIENQKNIKFNASLHQTESNEKLDDIHTYYVSSVIKDGYICQGEIIRKAIVKIKKRKNNI, encoded by the coding sequence ATGAATAATAAAAATAAAGATTTAGATTTTACAAAAAATAATAATATAGATATCAAAAAAAAAGAAGCTAATGACAATAGAAATAATACTATTGAAGATGAAAATAAATTGAACGAAAAAATACTTAACATTAAAAAAAACATTATAAATATTAAATTACGAGAACAAGCTGAAATCGAAAACATAAAAAAAAATACTTACAATAAGATAAAAAAAATAAAAAAAATGCAATTTCAATATTTTTGCATTAATTTTATTCCCATATTAGATAATTTAAAAAACATAAAAAATACTGCATATAAACTTAATATTAAACATAATAAAATAATAGAAGGAATCACATTAACACTAAAATTACTATTGGATACAATTCAAAAATTTAATTTAACTATAGAAAATCAAAAAAATATAAAATTTAATGCATCATTACATCAAACTGAATCCAATGAAAAATTAGATGATATTCATACTTATTATGTTTCATCAGTCATTAAAGACGGTTATATATGTCAAGGAGAGATCATACGAAAAGCCATAGTAAAAATAAAAAAAAGAAAAAACAATATTTAA
- the nadK gene encoding NAD(+) kinase, with protein MKQFFYCIGIVGYPRHFSALSTHKMLYNWLKKKEYHVIVEDKVANKLGLEGIDADSLPNIGKQCDLVIVVGGDGNMLHAARILSAYKIKIIGINRGNLGFLTDLNPNTALKQLLCVLSGEYIQERRFLLEVKIIKKNGLFSISKAINEIVLHAEHVARMINFEVYINNDLAFSQRSDGLIISTPTGSTGYSLSAGGPILVASLDAIVLVPMFPHTLSSRPLVINNTSTVCLKFMETISELRISCDSQIVLSVEEHDVVLVQKSNDFLFLIHPKNYSYFETLSSKLHWSR; from the coding sequence GTGAAACAATTTTTTTATTGTATTGGAATAGTAGGTTATCCTCGTCATTTTAGTGCGTTATCTACACACAAGATGCTATATAATTGGTTAAAAAAAAAAGAATATCATGTTATTGTTGAAGATAAAGTAGCTAATAAATTGGGTTTAGAAGGAATAGATGCAGATTCATTACCTAACATTGGTAAACAGTGCGATTTAGTAATAGTGGTAGGCGGAGATGGAAACATGTTGCATGCAGCTCGTATATTGTCTGCTTATAAAATAAAAATTATTGGTATTAATAGAGGAAATTTGGGTTTTTTAACTGATTTAAATCCTAATACTGCATTAAAGCAGTTGTTATGCGTACTTTCTGGAGAATATATTCAAGAACGTCGTTTTTTATTAGAAGTAAAAATTATTAAAAAAAATGGATTGTTTTCGATAAGTAAAGCTATTAATGAGATAGTATTGCATGCTGAGCATGTAGCTCGTATGATAAATTTTGAAGTATATATTAATAATGACTTAGCTTTCTCTCAACGTTCTGATGGTTTAATTATTTCAACTCCTACAGGATCTACTGGGTATTCATTGTCGGCTGGGGGTCCTATTTTGGTTGCTTCATTGGATGCAATCGTGTTAGTTCCTATGTTTCCTCATACTTTGTCTTCTCGTCCTTTAGTAATAAATAATACCAGTACAGTTTGTTTAAAATTTATGGAAACTATATCAGAATTAAGAATTAGTTGTGATAGTCAAATAGTTTTATCAGTAGAAGAACACGACGTTGTTTTGGTTCAAAAAAGCAATGATTTTTTATTTTTAATACATCCTAAAAATTACAGTTATTTCGAAACCTTAAGTTCTAAGCTACATTGGTCTAGATAA
- the grxD gene encoding Grx4 family monothiol glutaredoxin translates to MSTINVIKDQIKKNPVLIYMKGSPDSPSCGFSAQAVQALLSCGKKFAYVDILEYPDIRIELPKYANWPTFPQLWINGNLIGGCNIILELFETGKLQNLVTKAFDNIAVPNNISKA, encoded by the coding sequence GTGAGTACTATTAATGTAATTAAAGATCAAATTAAAAAAAATCCTGTATTAATCTATATGAAAGGATCACCTGATTCACCTAGTTGTGGTTTTTCTGCTCAAGCTGTTCAAGCATTGTTATCATGTGGTAAAAAATTTGCATATGTTGATATTCTTGAATACCCAGATATTCGTATTGAGTTGCCAAAGTATGCTAATTGGCCAACTTTTCCGCAATTGTGGATAAATGGAAATCTTATAGGAGGTTGCAATATTATTCTAGAGTTGTTTGAAACTGGTAAATTACAAAATTTGGTCACAAAGGCTTTTGACAACATTGCAGTGCCTAATAATATATCTAAAGCTTAG
- the rnt gene encoding ribonuclease T, whose translation MYKIKQQNSLNKRFRTFYPVIIDIETSGFNSKTNALLEIAAITLKMNSSGLIKQEHFLHYHIKPFIGSIIDPNAIAFNKIDPFNPLRNAINEHKALNSMFQLINLGIKKNKCKKGIIVAHNAIFDYSFLMAAIERNNIKNNPFHLFSVFDTATLSGLAVGQTVLAKACKAIGLNFDNNQAHSAIYDAKKTANLFCEIVNRWKKLGGWPPNNER comes from the coding sequence ATGTACAAAATTAAACAACAAAATTCTTTAAATAAACGCTTTAGAACTTTTTATCCTGTAATCATAGATATTGAAACTTCTGGATTTAACTCAAAAACTAATGCATTATTAGAAATTGCTGCCATTACATTAAAAATGAATTCATCAGGATTGATAAAACAAGAGCACTTTTTACACTATCATATCAAACCTTTTATAGGATCAATAATTGATCCTAACGCCATTGCATTCAATAAAATTGATCCATTTAATCCACTACGCAATGCTATTAATGAGCATAAAGCGTTAAATTCTATGTTTCAATTAATTAACTTAGGAATTAAAAAAAATAAGTGCAAAAAAGGTATTATTGTTGCTCACAATGCAATATTTGATTATAGCTTTCTTATGGCTGCTATTGAAAGAAATAACATAAAAAATAATCCATTTCATTTATTTTCCGTTTTCGATACAGCTACATTAAGCGGTCTAGCTGTAGGACAAACGGTCCTAGCAAAAGCATGTAAAGCTATCGGATTAAACTTTGACAATAACCAAGCACATTCAGCTATATACGACGCAAAAAAAACAGCTAACCTCTTTTGTGAAATAGTTAATCGTTGGAAAAAATTGGGTGGATGGCCACCCAATAATGAACGATAA
- a CDS encoding Fe-Mn family superoxide dismutase, producing the protein MKYTLPVLPYSYNSLEPYLDEKTMRIHHIKHHQAYINNTNDMLHNSSFINLSIDTLISQLDVIDVSNKIKLQNNAGGHANHSLFWTILKLGTVLEGDLKIAIEDNFGSITNFKEEFERIAVNHFGSGWVWLVKNNKELSIVSTVNQNSPLMGQNISGVSGFPILCLDIWEHAYYLKYQNRRMDYIRAFWNVINWNEVSKRFNR; encoded by the coding sequence ATGAAATATACTTTACCTGTTTTGCCTTATTCTTATAATAGTTTAGAACCGTATTTAGATGAAAAAACGATGAGAATTCATCATATTAAACATCATCAAGCATATATTAATAATACAAATGATATGCTACATAATAGTAGTTTCATAAATTTATCTATTGATACTTTAATTTCTCAATTAGATGTTATAGATGTTAGTAATAAAATAAAGTTACAAAATAATGCTGGTGGACATGCAAATCATAGTTTATTTTGGACTATTTTAAAACTTGGAACGGTTTTAGAAGGTGATTTAAAAATTGCTATTGAAGATAATTTTGGTTCTATAACCAATTTTAAAGAAGAGTTTGAAAGAATAGCTGTTAATCATTTCGGTTCTGGTTGGGTTTGGTTAGTAAAAAACAATAAAGAATTATCTATTGTTTCTACTGTTAATCAAAATAGTCCATTAATGGGACAAAATATATCAGGAGTGTCAGGATTTCCTATCTTATGTTTAGATATTTGGGAACATGCTTATTATTTAAAATATCAAAATAGACGCATGGATTATATACGTGCTTTTTGGAACGTAA